A single genomic interval of Gavia stellata isolate bGavSte3 chromosome 19, bGavSte3.hap2, whole genome shotgun sequence harbors:
- the LSM6 gene encoding U6 snRNA-associated Sm-like protein LSm6 yields the protein MSLRKQTPSDFLKQIIGRPVVVKLNSGVDYRGVLACLDGYMNIALEQTEEYVNGQLKNKYGDAFIRGNNVLYISTQKRRM from the exons ATGAGTCTACGGAAGCAAACCCCTAGTGACTTCCTAAAACAAATCATTGGAAGGCCAGTTGTCGTAAAATTAAATTCTGGAGTTGATTATCGAG GTGTCTTGGCTTGCCTCGATGGGTATATGAATATAGCTCTGGAACAGACTGAAGAATATGTAAATGGACAATTAAAGAACAAGTACGGGGACGCATTTATCCGAGGAAATAATG TATTGTACATAAGCACgcagaagaggaggatgtgA